One Acidobacteriota bacterium genomic window carries:
- a CDS encoding cytochrome c, with the protein MKKTLMTLAVACVASIALLVLPTTQASDAKKSKVTFAKDVAPIFNKACVECHRAGEIAPFALTTYKEARPWARSIKEKVALRTMPPWHADPNHGAFANDRRLSQKEIDTITAWVDGGALEGNPKDLPPVPKFENGWNIGKPDVVFKLPQVYKVPAEGVVKYQYVDVPTNFTEDKWVSGAEIRADKRAVVHHIIVFVIDKGQQKLLVGWAPGEQPVQMSPGLAKKIPAGATLRFQLHYTPNGTAVEDQSYVGLIFAKEKPRNEVQTMPIMNGRFVIPPGDANYKVESSFTFRDDGQILSLMPHMHLRGKDFLYKVTYPDGKSEIILSVPKYDFGWQTYYILKEPLRAPKGTRVDCLAHFDNSTGNKFNPDATKEVRWGDQTWEEMMIGWMSYTLDKNEMKPATDAVSQNK; encoded by the coding sequence ATGAAAAAGACCTTGATGACCCTTGCGGTTGCTTGCGTGGCGAGCATCGCCTTATTGGTATTGCCGACCACTCAGGCAAGCGATGCGAAGAAATCAAAAGTGACCTTTGCAAAAGATGTCGCGCCGATTTTCAATAAGGCGTGTGTTGAATGTCATCGCGCTGGCGAGATTGCGCCGTTCGCCTTGACGACTTACAAAGAAGCCCGTCCGTGGGCGCGTTCGATTAAAGAAAAAGTCGCCCTGCGCACCATGCCGCCCTGGCACGCCGACCCCAATCACGGCGCGTTTGCCAATGACCGCAGGCTCAGTCAAAAAGAAATCGACACGATTACTGCCTGGGTTGATGGTGGCGCACTTGAAGGCAACCCCAAAGATTTGCCGCCCGTCCCGAAATTTGAAAATGGCTGGAACATCGGCAAACCCGATGTGGTTTTCAAACTTCCGCAAGTTTACAAGGTTCCCGCAGAAGGCGTGGTCAAGTACCAGTATGTTGATGTGCCGACCAATTTCACCGAAGATAAATGGGTGTCCGGGGCTGAAATCCGCGCCGACAAACGCGCCGTTGTGCATCACATCATCGTTTTTGTGATTGATAAAGGTCAGCAGAAACTGCTTGTCGGTTGGGCACCGGGCGAACAGCCTGTGCAGATGTCGCCGGGGCTTGCGAAAAAGATTCCCGCCGGCGCGACCTTAAGATTCCAATTGCACTACACGCCGAATGGCACGGCGGTCGAAGACCAATCCTATGTCGGTTTGATTTTTGCCAAAGAAAAACCCCGCAACGAAGTGCAAACCATGCCGATTATGAATGGGCGTTTTGTGATTCCGCCGGGCGATGCCAATTATAAAGTTGAATCGAGTTTTACCTTTAGAGATGACGGGCAGATTCTTTCCTTGATGCCGCATATGCATCTGCGCGGCAAAGATTTCCTTTATAAAGTCACCTATCCTGACGGCAAATCGGAAATCATTCTTTCGGTTCCGAAATATGATTTCGGTTGGCAGACCTATTACATCCTGAAAGAACCGTTGCGCGCGCCAAAAGGTACGCGCGTTGATTGTCTGGCACATTTCGACAACTCAACCGGAAATAAATTCAATCCCGATGCGACCAAAGAAGTTCGCTGGGGCGATCAAACCTGGGAAGAGATGATGATCGGTTGGATGAGTTACACGCTCGATAAAAACGAGATGAAACCTGCAACTGATGCTGTAAGTCAGAATAAATAA
- a CDS encoding cytochrome c encodes MTPKRLVLALFVAAIAVAIGSAHISANTKAKKPVTYTKDIAPIFYKNCAECHRANDIAPMSLMSYKESRPWAKSIKEKVLSREMPPWSPDPQYGEFANDCRLSQADIETVVAWVDQGAKEGNPKDLPPVPEAAKGGWSTGKPDVVFELPQEWTVEPNAPDNYINFWVPTNFAEDKWIQSAEILPGNRKVVHHVIAFLQSPKIAEARMKAEKEGTRTSSQEGGGMMYWDGTLRRVKMDAPVNDDTCAAQPTAGGPGGGSARRGAGAAANPEAQEGALLAGYAPGKQPDVWPVGMAKRVPAGSYIMFQMHYSAFSGGLNKAEKDRTKIGLKFAKEPPDKMMITAGVVNATFKIPAGADNHEVKACMTVPANMQLVTYMPHMHMRGKDMRYDVVYPDGRQETLLNVPQFNFNWQTMYYLKNPVTLPKGTKVIVTAHFDNSTKNKYNPDPKKDVRWGDPTYDEMMIGWFDIIVDNPLKPKKDAAGTKPAGGQQ; translated from the coding sequence ATGACCCCGAAGCGACTCGTCCTTGCGCTGTTTGTTGCCGCCATTGCAGTAGCCATTGGCAGCGCTCACATCAGTGCAAACACCAAAGCCAAGAAACCAGTAACCTACACAAAAGATATCGCGCCGATATTTTATAAGAATTGTGCGGAGTGTCACCGAGCGAACGACATTGCGCCGATGTCGTTGATGAGCTACAAGGAATCGCGACCGTGGGCGAAATCGATAAAAGAGAAAGTCCTGAGTCGCGAGATGCCGCCGTGGAGTCCCGACCCGCAGTATGGGGAATTCGCCAACGATTGCCGCCTGAGCCAAGCCGACATCGAGACCGTGGTGGCGTGGGTTGACCAGGGTGCCAAGGAAGGCAATCCCAAAGATTTGCCGCCGGTGCCTGAAGCCGCAAAAGGCGGATGGTCAACCGGAAAACCCGATGTGGTTTTTGAATTGCCGCAAGAGTGGACAGTCGAACCCAACGCCCCCGACAACTACATCAATTTCTGGGTGCCGACGAACTTTGCCGAAGACAAATGGATTCAGTCTGCGGAAATTCTTCCTGGCAACCGCAAAGTGGTGCATCACGTTATCGCTTTCCTGCAATCGCCAAAAATTGCTGAAGCGCGAATGAAAGCTGAAAAAGAAGGAACCCGGACTTCTTCGCAAGAGGGCGGCGGCATGATGTATTGGGATGGCACGCTGCGGCGCGTCAAGATGGACGCGCCGGTCAATGATGATACCTGTGCGGCACAGCCTACGGCAGGCGGCCCGGGTGGCGGAAGCGCACGGCGCGGAGCCGGGGCGGCTGCAAATCCCGAAGCGCAGGAAGGCGCACTGCTTGCCGGATATGCGCCAGGCAAGCAGCCTGATGTTTGGCCTGTCGGTATGGCAAAACGGGTTCCCGCCGGTTCCTACATCATGTTCCAGATGCACTATTCGGCATTCAGCGGCGGATTGAATAAAGCCGAAAAAGACCGCACCAAAATCGGCTTGAAATTCGCCAAAGAACCGCCGGATAAAATGATGATTACCGCAGGCGTGGTCAATGCGACATTCAAAATTCCTGCCGGTGCCGATAACCATGAAGTCAAAGCCTGTATGACCGTTCCCGCTAATATGCAACTTGTGACCTATATGCCGCACATGCATATGCGTGGCAAAGATATGCGTTACGATGTTGTTTACCCGGATGGTCGTCAGGAAACCTTGCTCAACGTTCCCCAATTCAACTTCAACTGGCAGACCATGTATTATCTGAAAAACCCTGTGACCTTGCCGAAGGGAACCAAGGTCATCGTCACTGCACATTTCGATAATTCAACCAAGAACAAATATAATCCTGACCCGAAAAAGGATGTGCGTTGGGGCGACCCGACCTACGATGAAATGATGATTGGTTGGTTCGACATCATTGTTGACAATCCCTTGAAGCCGAAAAAAGATGCTGCCGGCACCAAACCGGCAGGCGGTCAACAATAG
- a CDS encoding DUF3471 domain-containing protein, whose protein sequence is MTFSKDVAPIFFAKCAECHRPNAMAPFSVLSFKEVRPWARSIKEKVLAGQMPPWGADPHFGKFENDKSLTEQETHTIAAWVDGGAKEGNPKDLPLLPKFSNEWKIGNPDAILAMPEEVVLDAKGSDEYIDITVPTNFTEDKWIQAVEIHPGNNRVVHHVIAFIQSPEVAEMVKQMRKPEAIAKSLYYLDGTLIRLRQDAPVYDNGCQAPNGGVARGSSLEQGFPLGFFTPGKDPDVFPEGIAKAIPAGSKIVLQMHYSKTTGKVERDRTSVGLRFAKTPPQKSMMSWGVMNTYFKIPPGVASHEVTACYTFSRDAELHTLLPHMHVRGKDFKYELIYPDGRRETLLSVPRYDFNWQTMYRFAKPVVVPKGARMMVTAHFDNSERNKYNPDPTRFVRFGDPTYDEMMIGYFDFVPKIPNRHAIKVDPKIYDAYVGEYTVALGVSFKVERDGDKLFFIAPKQPKIEAYPESENKFYFTVVDAQATFIKNDKGEIGELLFEISGRSIRAKRVNK, encoded by the coding sequence GTGACATTCTCAAAAGATGTCGCGCCGATTTTTTTTGCCAAATGCGCCGAATGTCATCGCCCGAATGCGATGGCTCCGTTTTCGGTTCTCTCCTTTAAAGAAGTTCGTCCCTGGGCGCGTTCGATTAAAGAAAAAGTCTTAGCCGGACAAATGCCGCCCTGGGGCGCAGACCCGCATTTCGGCAAATTTGAAAATGATAAAAGTCTAACCGAGCAAGAAACCCATACGATTGCCGCCTGGGTTGATGGCGGCGCGAAAGAAGGCAACCCGAAAGACCTGCCTCTATTACCGAAATTTTCCAATGAGTGGAAAATCGGCAACCCCGATGCCATCCTCGCCATGCCCGAAGAGGTTGTTCTGGATGCCAAAGGTTCGGATGAATACATCGACATCACCGTGCCCACCAACTTCACCGAAGACAAATGGATTCAAGCTGTAGAAATTCATCCGGGCAATAACCGGGTTGTGCATCATGTCATCGCCTTTATTCAATCGCCCGAAGTAGCTGAGATGGTCAAGCAGATGCGCAAGCCCGAAGCGATAGCGAAATCGCTTTACTATCTGGACGGCACGTTAATTCGCTTGCGGCAAGATGCGCCGGTTTATGACAATGGTTGTCAAGCGCCAAATGGCGGCGTGGCGCGCGGCAGCAGCCTTGAACAAGGTTTCCCGTTAGGCTTTTTTACGCCCGGCAAAGACCCCGATGTGTTTCCCGAAGGCATAGCCAAAGCGATTCCCGCCGGTTCAAAAATCGTTTTGCAGATGCATTACTCAAAAACCACCGGCAAGGTTGAACGCGACCGCACCAGTGTCGGATTACGATTTGCCAAAACGCCGCCGCAAAAATCCATGATGTCGTGGGGCGTAATGAATACTTACTTCAAGATTCCCCCCGGCGTAGCGAGCCACGAAGTGACCGCCTGTTATACCTTCAGTCGCGATGCCGAACTTCATACACTGCTTCCGCATATGCACGTTCGCGGCAAAGATTTCAAATACGAATTGATTTACCCGGATGGCAGACGCGAGACTTTGCTGAGTGTGCCGCGTTACGATTTCAACTGGCAGACCATGTATCGCTTCGCGAAACCGGTTGTCGTGCCCAAAGGCGCGCGGATGATGGTCACGGCGCATTTCGATAATTCCGAGCGCAATAAATACAATCCCGACCCGACCAGGTTTGTGCGCTTTGGCGACCCGACCTATGACGAAATGATGATTGGTTATTTCGATTTTGTGCCGAAGATACCCAATCGCCATGCCATCAAGGTTGACCCGAAAATTTATGATGCCTATGTTGGCGAATATACGGTGGCGTTGGGTGTGAGTTTCAAAGTTGAAAGAGACGGCGACAAACTCTTTTTTATCGCCCCCAAACAACCGAAAATCGAAGCTTACCCGGAGTCGGAAAACAAATTTTATTTCACCGTTGTTGACGCCCAGGCGACTTTCATTAAAAATGACAAAGGCGAAATTGGCGAACTACTCTTTGAAATCAGTGGACGAAGTATCCGCGCCAAGCGGGTGAACAAATAG